Within the Nitrospirota bacterium genome, the region GCGGTGAGATCCATTTCCGGGCCTACCGGCACAATCCGGGTCGGATTTATATCTTCATGCGTCATATAATAATGACGTTTGATATGGTCAAAGTTGACCGTCTCCGCAATTCCGTCGTACTGATAGAGCTCCTTTAAATAGCCGTAAAGGTTTTGATAGTCGATCATTCGATGGATATTACATTTAAAGTGGACATAATAGACCGCGTCAAACCGGATCAACGTCGGAAACAGCCGCCAGTCGGACTCGGTAAGCTGGTTGCCGACAAGGTAACGCTGATTTGAAAGCCGTTTCTCCAGTTGGTTGAGCCCGTCAAAGAGTTTATAAACGGCCTGTTCATAGGTTTCCTGAGTTGCCGCGAATCCTGCCCGGTAGACCCCGTCGTTTATGTTGGGGTAAACCATATCATTAACCTGATCGATCTCGGTGCGAAGTGATTGCGGATAAAAATCTAACCTGTTGTTCGTGAATGCGTTGAATTCGCTGTTAAACATCCGCATGATGTCATCTTCGGAATTGCTGACGATCCTTCTTTTTTTCCTGTCCCAGAGGACAGGGACAGTCACCCGGGCGTTGAAAGCCGGATCAGTCATTTTATAGGCTTCGCTCAAAAATTTAAATCCGTTGACGGGATCTTCCGAACAACATGGACCGGCACGAAACGCCCATCCCCGGTCATCGCGGATCGGATCGACGACGGTCATCCCGATGATCGATTCCAGACCTTTCAATTTTCGGAGGATAATGGTCCGGTGGGCCCAGGGGCAGGCTAGGGAGACATACAGATGGTAGCGATCCGGTTCCGCCGGGTAACCTGATGAACCATTCTGGGTTACCCAATTTCGGAAGAGGTCTTCCTGCCTCACAAACTCTCCTTTTTCATTTTGTTCTTTCGGAAAACCCATAAAATCACCCTCTTTCTTTATCTGTTCTTTCTTTATATTCCAAAATCCAAGAAAAAATCAAGCAGTAATGGTGCCCCAAGACCAGCGATAGACTTCGCACCCACTTATTAATCATGTCATTGCGAGCACCGAAGGGTGCGTGGCAATCTTATCGTAAAGTCTTGAGATTGCTTCACTTTGTTCGCAATGACAGCTTTCTAACTCTGTTCTTGGGATACTGAAGTGACAAAGAGGAAAATCAAATTTAAGGGGGTCGGCCGGATCAATTTCTTTTAAATTTTGGGTGATTTCTTTGGCCATTCTCCAGCCGGCTGTTTTAAGCGAGGTTAGTTTTAGAAAACGAGCCACCCTGAAGATATGGGTATCTACCGGAATGATAAGCTTTGACGGCTCAATCGCCGTCCAGATTCCAGAATCAAGATCCTCCTTTCTGACCATCCACCTTAAAAAAAGACAAAATCGTTTACAGGCGCTTCCGTTTTTGGGTGAAGGTAAAAAATATTTGAAACCCCTTGTAAATTGATTGACCCCATAAATCTTTTCGGGATTAAACTTGATCCATTCTTCCGAAAAATGGATCATTGCCTGTTCCAGGTTCTCTTCTGACGGGCTGTCGTATTTTAAAAAAAGATTTTCAAGAGAGCCATGCCTGATCAGGATGGTTTTCAAAGCCATGATCAAGCAGGCCAGATCTTCCCCGGTCCAAATCCTGTAATAAATTTCTTTGAATAATTGCTTGTCTTTTGAGGGGTTAAAGTCGAGAATAAATTGGGTGAAGTTCCCCTTTCCCATTTCGAGGATCTTTGCAATGACCGGCCTAAAAAGTTCGATCTTCCCGAAGGCGAGGGCGCTGCTGACAAAAGCAACCCCTTCAATGTCTGC harbors:
- a CDS encoding TIGR02757 family protein, whose amino-acid sequence is MTGKKAPSHFKNQRNQLIVQLYREFDFRSFLSKDPVGFLDGYQKTADIEGVAFVSSALAFGKIELFRPVIAKILEMGKGNFTQFILDFNPSKDKQLFKEIYYRIWTGEDLACLIMALKTILIRHGSLENLFLKYDSPSEENLEQAMIHFSEEWIKFNPEKIYGVNQFTRGFKYFLPSPKNGSACKRFCLFLRWMVRKEDLDSGIWTAIEPSKLIIPVDTHIFRVARFLKLTSLKTAGWRMAKEITQNLKEIDPADPLKFDFPLCHFSIPRTELESCHCEQSEAISRLYDKIATHPSVLAMT
- a CDS encoding glutathione S-transferase family protein, with amino-acid sequence MGFPKEQNEKGEFVRQEDLFRNWVTQNGSSGYPAEPDRYHLYVSLACPWAHRTIILRKLKGLESIIGMTVVDPIRDDRGWAFRAGPCCSEDPVNGFKFLSEAYKMTDPAFNARVTVPVLWDRKKRRIVSNSEDDIMRMFNSEFNAFTNNRLDFYPQSLRTEIDQVNDMVYPNINDGVYRAGFAATQETYEQAVYKLFDGLNQLEKRLSNQRYLVGNQLTESDWRLFPTLIRFDAVYYVHFKCNIHRMIDYQNLYGYLKELYQYDGIAETVNFDHIKRHYYMTHEDINPTRIVPVGPEMDLTAPHNRGRLKDG